A section of the Passer domesticus isolate bPasDom1 chromosome 17, bPasDom1.hap1, whole genome shotgun sequence genome encodes:
- the SELPLG gene encoding P-selectin glycoprotein ligand 1 encodes MAPGRAVLVLLVLSPLWACGAELLEPGLPWGGQWVWGEAKPLSLSRGKRDDSGQEPGATTMISSDKSHGGSVPLPAAGTKASLLRVPTTADPMDDSPEPELLLSSAAAVPSTNTSLLQVLTVPTTAEPMDEADSPKPELLEDSVAPAVPSASTSLLRVPVVPTTADPMDETDPPDPDLLPGSEPATATAAQKGIATTTPGWLIEEDTVTDGLDSSSSTGPRSTAPPAFILTSTGYRKPKKSGSPPASTLPATWDTTAVATAVPWEPSGVMSKCLLAILLLGLVAATFLVCTGVLGTLLWRRARSGERRFSRTEMVCISSLLPDAEAAAGPRPVPARRHKLLLPDGSAEPDGDNLTLSSFLPEHS; translated from the coding sequence AtggcgccgggccgggccgtgctggtgctgctggtgctgagccCCCTGTGGGcgtgtggggctgagctgctggagccagggctgccctggggcgGGCAGTGGGTCTGGGGGGAGGCCAAGCCCCTGTCCCTCTCCCGTGGGAAGAGGGATGACAGTGGGCAGGAGCCCGGTGCCACCACGATGATCAGCAGTGACAAGAGCCATGGTGGCTCcgtgccactgccagcagctggcacCAAGGCCAGCCTGCTCCGAGTGCCAACCACAGCCGATCCCATGGATGATTCCCccgagcctgagctgctcctgagctctgcagcagcagtgcccagcaccaaCACTAGCCTGCTCCAGGTGCTCACAGTGCCCACCACAGCCGAGCCTATGGATGAGGCAGATTCCCCTAAACCTGAGTTACTGGAGGACTCTGTGgcaccagcagtgcccagcgccAGCACCAGCCTGCTCCGGGTGCCTGTAGTGCCCACCACAGCTGATCCCATGGATGAGACCGATCCCCCTGATCCCGACCTGCTGCCAGGCTCAGAGCCTGCCACAGCGACAGCAGCCCAAAAGGGCATCGCCACCACCACCCCCGGCTGGCTCATCGAGGAGGACACAGTGACTGATGGCCTGGACAGCAGCTCCTCCACGGGGCCGCGCTCTACAGCCCCCCCAGCCTTTATCCTCACCAGCACCGGCTACAGGAAACCCAAGAAATCCGGATCTCCGCCTGCATCCACCCTCCCGGCCACTTGGGACACGACGGCGGTGGCCACCGCGGTGCCCTGGGAGCCCAGCGGGGTGATGAGCAAGTGCCTGCTGgccatcctgctgctggggctggtggcCGCCACCTTCCTGGTGTGCACGGGCGTGCTGGGGACGCTGCTGTGGCGGCGGGCGCGGTCGGGCGAGCGCCGCTTCAGCCGCACCGAGATGGTTTGTATCTCCTCGCTGCTGCCCGACGCCGAGGCGGCCGCCGGTCCCCGGCCGGTCCCCGCTCGGAGGcacaagctgctgctgcccgaCGGCAGCGCCGAGCCCGACGGAGACAACCTGACTCTCAGCAGCTTCCTGCCGGAGCACTCCTGA